One Streptosporangium sp. NBC_01495 DNA window includes the following coding sequences:
- a CDS encoding hotdog fold domain-containing protein, with amino-acid sequence MTTTSELQTVLTVPARFRGPEGSANGGWIAGTVSEALHGARHDSAVEVTLHAPTPLDTELSLRHLANTATLTHGERLLVEAITVAEELDVPDFVPFNEAARAEGGFAGLVGHAFPGCFACGLRDPGDGLRIFPGPVPGTDLVAAGWRVPMTITDADGKVPDAILWAALDCPTGWAHFGPGDFALLGRLTVRIHRRIYPGGAYSVVARATGREGRKLFGESAVYEADGTLVAAAKATWITPAQAG; translated from the coding sequence ATGACGACGACGTCCGAGCTGCAGACCGTGCTGACCGTTCCGGCGCGTTTCCGTGGTCCCGAGGGGTCCGCGAACGGAGGCTGGATCGCGGGTACGGTCTCCGAGGCGTTGCACGGCGCCCGGCACGACTCGGCCGTCGAGGTCACGCTGCACGCACCCACGCCACTGGATACCGAGCTGTCCCTGCGCCACCTCGCCAACACCGCGACCCTCACCCACGGTGAGAGGCTCCTCGTCGAGGCCATCACGGTCGCCGAGGAGCTCGACGTCCCGGACTTCGTGCCCTTCAACGAGGCCGCGCGGGCCGAGGGCGGCTTCGCCGGTCTCGTCGGGCACGCCTTCCCCGGCTGCTTCGCGTGCGGCCTGCGCGACCCCGGCGACGGCCTGCGGATCTTCCCGGGGCCGGTGCCCGGCACCGACCTGGTCGCCGCCGGCTGGCGGGTCCCGATGACCATCACCGACGCGGACGGCAAAGTCCCCGACGCGATCCTCTGGGCCGCCCTCGACTGCCCCACCGGCTGGGCGCACTTCGGCCCCGGCGACTTCGCCCTGCTCGGCCGCCTGACCGTGCGGATCCACCGCCGGATCTACCCCGGCGGCGCCTACTCCGTCGTCGCCCGAGCCACCGGCCGCGAGGGCCGCAAGCTCTTCGGCGAGAGCGCCGTCTACGAGGCCGACGGCACCCTGGTCGCCGCCGC